A segment of the Acidimicrobiia bacterium genome:
ATCGCCGGAATCAGAAAAGGCGTGGCGGCAAACATGGCGGCCAGCGCCACCGCCGCCGCCACCACCGAGAGCGGAGCGTTGGGCCGAACGGCATAGGCGAGGCGGGTGGGCGTAAACACGCTACCAGTATGGTCCAAACGTGAACGGCGTCCTACCCGGCTAGCGAGTCCAATCCTTCTCACGGATGATCCGATTCGGGCATACTTAGAAGCCATGTCGGCAGGAGGCTCCACATGAACAACGGACGGGTGCTTGAGGCAACAGGACTCAAGAAGTCTTTCGGTGACATCCACGCGGTCCGCGGCGTTTCGTTTCATATCGGCGCCGGCGAGACCTACGGGTTGCTCGGGCCGAACGGCGCCGGCAAGACGACCTCGATTTCTATGGTGAGTGGCCTGCTCCAGCGCGACGGCGGCGAGGTGTTGTTGGACGGCCAATCGATGACCACCACCACGCTGGCTCCCAAACAGGAGATCGGCCTGGTCCCCCAGGACCTGGCCATTTACCCGGACCTGACTGCCCGCGAGAACCTGCGGTTCTTCGGCCGCCTCTATTCGATGCCGAAGGCCGAGCTGTCGAAACGAATCGACGAGGTGCTCGAAGTGGTCGGCCTGTCCGACCGGGCCAATGACCGCTCGTCGGAATACTCGGGTGGGATGAAACGACGCCTGAATATCGGCATCGGACTCCTTCATCGGCCCAAGCTGCTCGTACTCGATGAGCCAACCGTCGGCGTGGACCCCCAGTCTCGTAATGCCATCCTCGAATCCGTCGAACACCTGTCGTCCGAAGGCATGGCCGTGCTGTACACGACCCATTACATGGAAGAAGCCGAACGACTGT
Coding sequences within it:
- a CDS encoding ABC transporter ATP-binding protein translates to MNNGRVLEATGLKKSFGDIHAVRGVSFHIGAGETYGLLGPNGAGKTTSISMVSGLLQRDGGEVLLDGQSMTTTTLAPKQEIGLVPQDLAIYPDLTARENLRFFGRLYSMPKAELSKRIDEVLEVVGLSDRANDRSSEYSGGMKRRLNIGIGLLHRPKLLVLDEPTVGVDPQSRNAILESVEHLSSEGMAVLYTTHYMEEAERLCDRVGIIDQGEIKAEGTRRELIELIGQRDRIRITATGVDDATLADLRGLVGVDSVSPTDDSLDMLVSDAGAALPEAMRVLTTHGSGVSSVTVEEPDLEAVFLHLTGKALRD